Proteins encoded within one genomic window of Mesorhizobium sp. AR10:
- a CDS encoding thiamine pyrophosphate-binding protein, with product MKTGGQLIVDALEANGTDRIYCVPGESYLAVLDALHDSAIRTIVCRQEGGAAMMADCHGRLTGKPGICFVTRGPGATNASAGIHIAMQDSVPVILFIGQVASHAKEREAFQEVDYKRFFGDIAKWVVEIDDASRIPEFVTRAFAVATSGRPGPVVISLPEDMLTSLVEAPAALPHTPVETRPGEAELDTLEKLLGKARRPFVILGGTRWDAEAVQKMRTIAEAWWLPVGCSFRRQMLFDHLHPNYAGDVGIGINPKLANAIKQADLVLLIGGRMGEMPSSDYTLLKSPYPDQTLVHVHADAGELGRVYRPTLAINASPAAFVDAFAKRKPSGTAAWADETPKLHAAYLDWSTPPEGGPGSVQMGPIMNYLEKMLPDDAILTNGAGNYATWVHRFHRFRRFATQGAPTSGSMGYGTPAAVAAKELFPDRDVIAFAGDGCFLMNGQEFATAVQYDLPIIVIVVNNGIYGTIRMHQEREYPGRVVATDLKNPDFAALARAYGGHGETVDKTADFAPAFERARASGKPSIVEIRLDPEAITPTRTMTQIRDKV from the coding sequence ATGAAGACAGGCGGACAACTGATCGTCGACGCGCTGGAAGCCAACGGCACCGACCGCATCTATTGCGTGCCCGGCGAATCCTATCTCGCGGTGCTCGACGCTCTGCACGATTCGGCGATCCGCACCATCGTCTGCCGACAGGAGGGTGGCGCCGCGATGATGGCCGACTGCCATGGCCGCCTGACCGGCAAGCCCGGCATCTGCTTCGTCACCCGCGGCCCTGGCGCCACCAACGCCTCGGCCGGCATCCACATCGCCATGCAGGATTCAGTTCCAGTGATCCTGTTCATCGGCCAGGTCGCCAGCCACGCCAAGGAGCGTGAGGCCTTCCAGGAGGTCGACTACAAGCGCTTCTTCGGCGACATCGCCAAATGGGTGGTCGAGATCGACGATGCTTCGCGCATCCCCGAATTCGTGACGCGCGCCTTCGCCGTGGCAACGTCCGGCCGTCCCGGCCCGGTGGTCATCTCGCTGCCGGAAGACATGCTGACCAGCCTGGTCGAGGCGCCGGCCGCCTTGCCGCATACGCCGGTTGAAACGCGTCCCGGCGAAGCCGAACTCGACACGCTGGAAAAGTTGCTCGGCAAGGCCAGGCGCCCCTTTGTCATCCTCGGTGGCACGCGCTGGGATGCGGAGGCCGTCCAGAAAATGCGAACCATCGCCGAGGCCTGGTGGCTGCCGGTCGGTTGCTCCTTCCGCCGCCAGATGCTGTTCGATCATCTCCACCCGAACTATGCCGGCGACGTCGGCATCGGCATCAACCCCAAGCTGGCAAACGCGATCAAGCAAGCCGACCTCGTGCTGCTCATCGGCGGCCGAATGGGCGAAATGCCGTCCTCCGACTACACTCTGCTGAAGAGCCCCTACCCCGACCAGACGCTTGTTCACGTCCATGCCGACGCTGGCGAACTCGGCCGCGTCTACCGGCCGACGCTGGCGATCAACGCCTCGCCTGCCGCCTTCGTCGACGCCTTTGCAAAGCGCAAGCCGTCCGGCACGGCGGCTTGGGCGGATGAAACACCGAAGCTGCACGCCGCCTATCTCGACTGGTCGACGCCGCCGGAAGGCGGTCCCGGTTCCGTCCAGATGGGGCCGATCATGAACTATCTGGAAAAGATGCTGCCCGACGACGCTATCCTCACCAATGGCGCCGGCAACTACGCCACCTGGGTGCATCGCTTCCACCGCTTCCGCCGCTTTGCCACGCAGGGTGCACCGACATCAGGCTCGATGGGTTACGGCACGCCGGCCGCGGTCGCCGCCAAGGAATTGTTTCCGGATCGCGACGTCATCGCCTTTGCCGGTGACGGCTGCTTCCTGATGAACGGCCAGGAATTCGCCACTGCCGTACAGTACGATCTGCCGATCATCGTTATCGTCGTCAACAACGGCATTTATGGCACCATCCGCATGCACCAGGAGCGCGAATATCCCGGCCGTGTCGTGGCGACCGACCTGAAGAATCCCGACTTCGCGGCGCTTGCCCGCGCCTATGGCGGCCATGGCGAGACGGTCGACAAGACCGCCGACTTCGCCCCGGCCTTCGAGCGCGCGCGCGCCAGCGGCAAGCCGTCGATCGTCGAGATCAGGCTCGACCCCGAGGCGATCACTCCGACCCGGACGATGACCCAAATCCGCGACAAGGTCTGA
- a CDS encoding CHRD domain-containing protein, whose amino-acid sequence MRMRTFTPMLSALAISASILVVSPALADTVKMKATLDGGQQNPPVTTKGKGTATLGFDTTTKKLSWTVKYSGLSGPATAAHIHGPAATGANAGVVIPFKGKLKSPIKGSATLTDAQAADLEAGKYYVNVHTAANKDGEIRGQIETAK is encoded by the coding sequence ATGCGTATGCGAACCTTCACGCCGATGCTTTCGGCGCTGGCCATTTCGGCTTCTATTCTGGTTGTTTCACCGGCCTTGGCCGATACGGTGAAGATGAAGGCGACGCTCGATGGCGGCCAACAGAACCCGCCCGTCACCACCAAAGGCAAGGGCACGGCAACTCTTGGCTTCGACACGACCACCAAGAAGCTCAGCTGGACGGTGAAGTATTCCGGCCTCAGCGGACCGGCGACGGCGGCGCACATTCACGGCCCGGCTGCGACGGGTGCCAACGCTGGCGTCGTGATCCCGTTCAAAGGCAAGCTGAAGAGCCCGATCAAGGGATCGGCGACGCTGACCGACGCTCAGGCGGCTGACCTGGAGGCAGGCAAATACTACGTCAACGTCCATACCGCGGCCAACAAGGACGGCGAGATCCGCGGCCAGATCGAGACGGCGAAGTAG
- a CDS encoding ribonuclease T2 family protein encodes MRIWAIWSSVFLALAGAGVARADVKMSGSFVADAACPATQAIKSGKNPGSVSTATGQSYDLLAGNKDGPTHYLIRVPGADPERRWVKISCGHVTGSSASTAPADQNQSASPASGKPEYVFALSWQPAFCETKASKTECQAQTAAGFDATHFTLHGLWPQPNGNFYCQVAASDKANDNPAHWKDLPPVNLDASTRSELDQVMPGTASKLDRHEWIKHGTCYGKSQQEYFADALNLMRAVNASPVRDLFTKSIGKQLTSDQIRRAFDSAYGAGAGERVRVSCLVDPSGGRRLIGELTLGLTGPIGPNSSLGDLLQASAPTTKAGCPKGAVDPVGFQ; translated from the coding sequence ATGCGGATTTGGGCGATATGGAGTTCGGTGTTTCTTGCACTGGCCGGCGCCGGCGTGGCGCGAGCCGATGTGAAGATGAGCGGCTCCTTCGTGGCCGACGCCGCCTGTCCGGCAACGCAGGCGATCAAGAGCGGCAAGAACCCCGGTAGCGTTTCGACCGCGACCGGGCAGAGCTACGATCTTCTGGCGGGCAACAAGGATGGGCCGACGCATTATCTCATCCGCGTGCCTGGCGCCGATCCGGAGCGCCGTTGGGTGAAAATCAGTTGCGGCCATGTCACCGGCAGCAGTGCGTCGACGGCGCCTGCCGATCAGAACCAGTCGGCCTCACCGGCCTCGGGAAAACCGGAATATGTCTTCGCGCTGAGCTGGCAGCCGGCTTTTTGTGAAACCAAGGCCAGCAAGACCGAATGCCAGGCGCAGACCGCAGCCGGTTTCGATGCGACGCATTTCACCTTGCATGGCCTGTGGCCGCAGCCGAATGGGAATTTCTATTGCCAGGTGGCGGCAAGCGACAAAGCCAACGACAACCCGGCGCACTGGAAGGATTTGCCGCCGGTCAATCTCGATGCGAGCACGCGGTCGGAGCTCGATCAGGTGATGCCGGGCACCGCTTCCAAGCTCGACCGGCATGAGTGGATCAAGCACGGCACCTGTTACGGCAAAAGCCAGCAGGAGTATTTCGCCGATGCGTTGAACCTGATGCGCGCGGTGAATGCTTCGCCGGTGCGCGACCTGTTTACGAAAAGCATCGGCAAGCAGCTGACCTCGGACCAGATTCGCCGCGCCTTTGACAGCGCCTATGGCGCCGGGGCGGGCGAGCGGGTCCGTGTGTCCTGCCTGGTCGATCCTTCGGGCGGCAGACGGCTGATCGGTGAGTTGACGCTTGGCCTGACCGGTCCGATCGGCCCCAACAGCTCATTGGGCGACCTGTTGCAGGCCTCTGCGCCCACGACCAAGGCCGGTTGCCCCAAGGGTGCCGTCGACCCTGTTGGGTTCCAATAG
- a CDS encoding sensor domain-containing diguanylate cyclase, which translates to MLNSFLLLAEAVLYFGVMVSLFRLRSRIGLGVFVCALGVMHFLETYLASVFYVALPFGMVSPGSAVLFSGKLVMLLLLYIKEDAATVRQPIYGLLLGNALMIGLVLILRLHEIAPLPSGKAPDIGFIDQMGWLMVWGTTLLFIDAILIILLYEKLGRYLRKALFARVLISVACVLTFDQAGFFTALHFVAGAPIAVFFGGWFAKMGAALTYSLMLVAYLRWFEARQVAVPRGLSDIFDTLTYRERYEALIEQVGRDGLTGLLHRGSFETDGETAVAVSLRMAKPLSLLIIDVDHFKSINDRFGHAEGDKVLKTIAAVLTEVVGVEGQVFRIGGEEFAILCARSHPVARLLGESVRHAVKASAHTRKFDLTVSAGVSTVSDSTQRLADLFALADQRLYKAKLTGRDRVIGEPAASNADRLDAWSRSEQGAGG; encoded by the coding sequence TTGCTGAACAGTTTCCTGCTCCTTGCCGAAGCGGTCCTCTACTTCGGCGTCATGGTCTCGCTCTTCCGCTTGAGGAGCCGCATCGGCCTCGGCGTGTTTGTCTGCGCGCTCGGCGTCATGCATTTCCTGGAAACCTACCTCGCCAGCGTCTTCTACGTCGCCTTGCCCTTCGGCATGGTTTCGCCAGGCTCCGCCGTGCTGTTTTCCGGCAAGCTGGTGATGCTGCTGCTGCTTTACATCAAGGAGGACGCGGCAACCGTCCGGCAACCCATCTACGGCCTCTTGCTCGGCAATGCGCTGATGATCGGGCTTGTGCTGATCCTGCGCCTGCATGAGATCGCGCCGCTCCCCAGCGGCAAGGCTCCCGACATCGGTTTCATCGACCAAATGGGCTGGCTGATGGTGTGGGGCACGACGCTGCTGTTCATCGACGCCATCCTCATCATCCTGCTCTATGAAAAGCTTGGGCGTTATCTGCGCAAGGCGCTTTTCGCCCGCGTCCTGATCTCCGTCGCTTGTGTGCTGACCTTCGACCAGGCGGGATTTTTCACCGCGCTGCATTTTGTCGCCGGCGCGCCGATCGCGGTTTTCTTCGGCGGCTGGTTCGCCAAGATGGGCGCCGCCCTGACCTACAGCCTGATGCTTGTCGCCTATCTCCGGTGGTTCGAAGCGCGGCAAGTCGCAGTGCCGCGCGGACTTTCCGACATCTTCGACACGCTGACCTATCGCGAACGCTATGAGGCTTTGATCGAACAGGTCGGCCGCGACGGCCTCACCGGCCTCTTGCATCGCGGCAGCTTCGAAACCGACGGCGAAACCGCCGTCGCAGTCAGTTTGCGCATGGCCAAGCCGCTCAGCCTGCTGATTATCGATGTCGACCACTTCAAGTCGATCAACGATCGCTTCGGCCATGCCGAGGGCGACAAGGTCCTGAAAACCATCGCCGCTGTGCTGACCGAGGTTGTGGGCGTCGAGGGTCAGGTGTTCCGGATCGGCGGCGAGGAATTCGCTATTCTCTGCGCCCGGTCGCATCCGGTCGCCAGATTGCTGGGCGAAAGCGTCAGGCACGCGGTCAAGGCGTCCGCACACACCAGAAAGTTCGACCTTACCGTCAGCGCCGGCGTCTCCACCGTCAGTGACAGCACACAGCGTCTTGCCGATCTTTTTGCCCTCGCCGACCAGCGACTCTACAAGGCCAAGCTGACCGGACGCGACCGTGTCATCGGCGAACCTGCTGCCAGCAACGCCGACAGGCTCGACGCATGGAGCCGCTCAGAACAGGGTGCCGGCGGATAA
- a CDS encoding CaiB/BaiF CoA transferase family protein: protein MAQPPLKGIRVIELARILAGPWAGQLLGDLGADVIKVESPDGGDDTRKWGPPFVTSHDGENLSAAYYHSCNRGKRSISVDFSTPEGANTVRRLAATADVMIENFKLGGLKKYGLDYDSLRKINPRLIYCSITGFGQDGPYAPRAGYDFIIQAMAGMMSITGEAGREPQKAGVAISDIFTGLYSVIAIQAALRHAEKTGEGQHIDMALFDTQISALGNQSLNYLVSGKSPVQMGNAHMNIAPYEVVPVRDGHIILAVGNDGQFAKFCAAVGLDDLPANPDFATNPARVANRAKLRERMIDALKTWDRDPLLTKLEAASVPASPINTIGQMFADPQTIARGIRLDLDDGRGNLLPSVRAPMVMSGTPLVYERPSPRLGEHTEEILAELEKSGQ from the coding sequence ATGGCCCAACCTCCCCTGAAAGGCATCCGCGTAATCGAACTCGCCCGCATCCTTGCCGGGCCATGGGCCGGGCAGTTGCTTGGTGATCTGGGCGCCGACGTCATCAAGGTCGAGAGCCCGGATGGCGGCGACGACACCCGCAAATGGGGCCCGCCCTTCGTCACAAGCCATGACGGCGAGAACCTTTCGGCCGCCTACTATCATTCCTGCAATCGCGGCAAGCGCTCCATATCAGTCGACTTTTCGACGCCCGAAGGCGCAAACACTGTGCGCCGGCTGGCCGCGACAGCAGACGTGATGATCGAAAACTTCAAGCTCGGCGGCCTGAAGAAATATGGGCTCGATTATGACAGCCTGCGCAAGATCAACCCACGGCTGATCTATTGCTCGATCACCGGTTTTGGCCAAGACGGGCCTTACGCCCCACGCGCCGGCTATGACTTCATCATCCAGGCCATGGCCGGCATGATGTCGATCACCGGCGAGGCCGGCCGTGAGCCACAAAAGGCCGGCGTTGCCATTTCGGACATCTTCACCGGTCTTTATTCGGTCATAGCGATCCAGGCGGCACTTCGCCATGCCGAGAAGACCGGCGAAGGCCAACACATCGACATGGCGCTTTTCGACACCCAGATCTCGGCGCTCGGCAACCAGAGCCTCAACTATCTCGTCTCCGGCAAGTCGCCGGTGCAGATGGGCAATGCGCATATGAACATCGCCCCCTATGAGGTGGTGCCCGTCAGGGACGGCCACATCATCCTGGCGGTCGGCAATGACGGCCAGTTCGCCAAATTCTGTGCCGCCGTCGGTCTCGACGATTTGCCAGCGAATCCCGATTTCGCCACCAATCCCGCCCGCGTTGCCAACCGGGCAAAGCTGCGCGAGCGCATGATAGACGCGCTGAAGACCTGGGATCGTGATCCGCTGCTGACAAAGCTTGAGGCTGCAAGCGTGCCGGCCAGTCCGATCAACACCATCGGTCAGATGTTTGCCGATCCGCAGACCATCGCGCGCGGCATCCGGCTCGACCTCGACGACGGTCGCGGCAACCTTTTGCCCTCGGTGCGCGCGCCGATGGTGATGTCCGGCACGCCGCTGGTCTATGAGCGCCCCTCGCCGCGCCTTGGCGAACATACCGAAGAAATTCTTGCCGAACTGGAGAAGTCGGGACAATGA
- a CDS encoding alpha/beta fold hydrolase — protein MPFDKQTTLASPTGATLNLYVKHAGDRPRAVVQINHGLAEHAARYARFADFLGERGYHVYVHDHRGHGATVAPDAPLGRFADTNGGAKVIADVVAVHDLIASEQPGLPVILFGHSMGASVALNFLLRHSPRVHAAAIWNGNFSAGLLGQAARGILAWEKFRLGSDVPSRVLPRLTFQAWGKAVPNHRTPFDWLSRDEAEVAKYIADPLCGWDASVSMWQDVVQMALNGGSNRNFATVRRELFVNLVGGEKDPASDGGKAVSHLAGRMRMMGFSNLVSKVYAETRHESLNEVNRNMIMDEFAAWADGVLKP, from the coding sequence ATGCCATTTGACAAGCAGACGACGCTGGCCTCACCGACCGGGGCCACGCTCAACCTCTATGTGAAGCACGCCGGCGACCGGCCGCGCGCTGTCGTCCAGATCAATCACGGGCTGGCCGAGCATGCGGCGCGCTATGCCCGCTTCGCCGATTTCCTTGGCGAGCGCGGCTACCACGTCTACGTCCATGACCATCGCGGCCATGGCGCCACTGTAGCGCCCGACGCGCCGCTCGGAAGGTTCGCCGACACGAATGGCGGCGCCAAGGTCATCGCCGATGTCGTGGCTGTCCACGACCTCATCGCCAGCGAACAGCCCGGCCTGCCGGTCATTCTGTTCGGCCATTCGATGGGGGCATCCGTCGCTCTGAACTTCCTGTTGCGCCACTCGCCACGTGTTCATGCCGCCGCCATCTGGAACGGCAATTTCTCCGCCGGCCTGCTCGGCCAGGCCGCTCGGGGCATCCTTGCTTGGGAAAAATTCAGGCTGGGTTCCGACGTGCCGTCGCGCGTGCTGCCGAGGCTCACCTTTCAGGCCTGGGGCAAAGCGGTGCCCAACCACCGCACGCCGTTCGACTGGCTGTCCCGCGACGAGGCCGAAGTGGCGAAATACATCGCCGATCCGCTGTGCGGCTGGGATGCCTCAGTGTCGATGTGGCAGGACGTCGTCCAAATGGCGCTCAATGGCGGCAGCAACCGCAATTTTGCAACCGTGCGGCGCGAGCTGTTCGTCAATTTGGTCGGTGGCGAGAAGGATCCGGCCTCGGATGGCGGCAAGGCGGTCAGCCATCTCGCTGGCCGCATGCGCATGATGGGCTTTTCGAATCTGGTTTCAAAGGTTTACGCCGAAACCCGCCACGAAAGCCTGAACGAGGTGAATCGAAACATGATCATGGATGAGTTCGCGGCCTGGGCCGACGGCGTGCTGAAGCCCTGA